From Suricata suricatta isolate VVHF042 chromosome 1, meerkat_22Aug2017_6uvM2_HiC, whole genome shotgun sequence, a single genomic window includes:
- the FDFT1 gene encoding squalene synthase isoform X1: protein MEEKLYAGPSIPMASAACGTKAMSLFKRTLVLSPAAAPRGTGAGSQPRGCPLPPASWPSKDWSRGEGSCGRLRSSPPASLLPHCHSCSSTSPTTAVCLLCPQDSLSSSLKTCYKYLNQTSRSFAAVIEALDGEMRHAVCIFYLVLRALDTLEDDMTISVEKKVPLLHNFHSYLYEPDWRYMESKEKDRQVLEDFPTISLEFRNLAEKYQTVIVEICRKMGFGMAEFLGKHVTSEQEWDKYCHYVAGLVGIGLSRLFSASELEDPLVGEDVERANSMGLFLQKTNIIRDYLEDQREGREFWPQEVWGKYVKKLGDFAKPQNIDSAVQCLNELITNALHHIPDVITYLSRLRNQSVFNFCAIPQVMAIATLAACYNNQQVFKGVVKIRKGQAVTLMMDATNMPAVKAIIYQYMEEIYHRIPSSDPSSSKTRQIISTIRTQNLPNCQLISRSHYSPIYLSFVMLLAALSWQYLSTLSQVTEDYVQTGEH from the exons ATGGAGGAAAAACTTTACGCTGGCCCTTCGATTCCCATGGCCTCAGCCGCCTGCGGCACCAAGGCCATGTCCCTGTTCAAGCGGACCTTGGTGCTGAGCCCCGCCGCGGCGCCCCGGGGTACGGGCGCGGGCTCCCAGCCCCGCGGCTGCCCcttgcctcctgcctcctggccctCCAAGGACTGGTCGCGCGGAGAGGGCTCCTGCGGCAGGCTGCGGAGCTCGCCACCGGCCAGCCTCCTGCCCCATTGCCACTCCTGCTCCTCCACGTCCCCCACCACCGCGGTGTGTCTTCTCTGCCCGCAGGACTCGCTCAGCAGCAGCTTGAAAACTTGCTACAAGTATCTCAATCAGACTAGTCGCAGTTTCGCAGCTGTCATCGAGGCACTGGATGGGGAAATGCG CCATGCAGTATGCATATTTTATCTCGTCCTCCGAGCTCTGGACACTCTGGAAGATGACATGACCATCAGTGTAGAGAAGAAGGTCCCACTGTTACACAACTTCCACTCTTACCTTTATGAGCCAGACTGGCGGTATATGGAGAGCAAGGAGAAGGATCGACAAGTGCTAGAGGACTTCCCAACG atctcCCTCGAGTTTAGAAATCTGGCTGAGAAATATCAAACAGTGATTGTTGAGATTTGCCGGAAAATGGGATTTGGGATGGCGGAATTTTTGGGTAAACACGTGACATCCGAACAGGAGTGGGACAAG TACTGTCACTATGTCGCCGGGCTGGTGGGAATTGGCCTTTCTCGTCTGTTCTCAGCCTCCGAGTTAGAGGACCCCCTAGTAGGTGAAGATGTAGAGCGTGCCAATTCTATGGGCCTGTTTCTGCAGAAAACAAACATCATTCGTGACTACCTGGAAGACCAACGAGAAGGAAGAGAGTTTTGGCCTCAAGAG GTTTGGGGCAAGTATGTTAAGAAGTTGGGTGATTTTGCAAAGCCACAGAATATTGACTCGGCTGTGCAGTGCCTGAACGAACTTATAACCAACGCACTGCACCACATCCCAGATGTCATCACTTACCTTTCAAGACTTAGAAACCAAAGCGTGTTTAACTTCTGCGCTATTCCACAG GTAATGGCCATTGCCACTTTGGCTGCCTGTTATAATAACCAGCAGGTGTTCAAAGGTGTAGTGAAGATCCGGAAAGGACAAGCAGTAACGCTAATGATGGACGCCACGAATATGCCGGCTGTCAAAGCTATAATATACCAGTATATGGAAGAG ATCTACCATAGAATCCCCAGCTCAGACCCATCTTCTAGTAAAACAAGACAGATCATCTCCACCATCAGGACACAGAATCTTCCCAATTGTCAGCTGATCTCCCGAAGTCACTACTCCCCTATATACCTGTCATTTGTCATGCTCCTGGCTGCCCTGAGCTGGCAGTATCTGAGCACCCTGTCCCAGGTCACAGAAGACTATGTTCAGACTGGAGAGCACTGA
- the FDFT1 gene encoding squalene synthase isoform X3, with translation MEFVKCLGHPEEFYNLLRFQMGGRRKVIPKMDQDSLSSSLKTCYKYLNQTSRSFAAVIEALDGEMRHAVCIFYLVLRALDTLEDDMTISVEKKVPLLHNFHSYLYEPDWRYMESKEKDRQVLEDFPTISLEFRNLAEKYQTVIVEICRKMGFGMAEFLGKHVTSEQEWDKYCHYVAGLVGIGLSRLFSASELEDPLVGEDVERANSMGLFLQKTNIIRDYLEDQREGREFWPQEVWGKYVKKLGDFAKPQNIDSAVQCLNELITNALHHIPDVITYLSRLRNQSVFNFCAIPQVMAIATLAACYNNQQVFKGVVKIRKGQAVTLMMDATNMPAVKAIIYQYMEESSLNCFVSLMRTF, from the exons ATGGAGTTCGTAAAGTGCTTGGGGCACCCGGAGGAGTTCTACAACCTATTGCGCTTCCAGATGGGGGGCCGGCGGAAGGTGATCCCCAAGATGGACCAG GACTCGCTCAGCAGCAGCTTGAAAACTTGCTACAAGTATCTCAATCAGACTAGTCGCAGTTTCGCAGCTGTCATCGAGGCACTGGATGGGGAAATGCG CCATGCAGTATGCATATTTTATCTCGTCCTCCGAGCTCTGGACACTCTGGAAGATGACATGACCATCAGTGTAGAGAAGAAGGTCCCACTGTTACACAACTTCCACTCTTACCTTTATGAGCCAGACTGGCGGTATATGGAGAGCAAGGAGAAGGATCGACAAGTGCTAGAGGACTTCCCAACG atctcCCTCGAGTTTAGAAATCTGGCTGAGAAATATCAAACAGTGATTGTTGAGATTTGCCGGAAAATGGGATTTGGGATGGCGGAATTTTTGGGTAAACACGTGACATCCGAACAGGAGTGGGACAAG TACTGTCACTATGTCGCCGGGCTGGTGGGAATTGGCCTTTCTCGTCTGTTCTCAGCCTCCGAGTTAGAGGACCCCCTAGTAGGTGAAGATGTAGAGCGTGCCAATTCTATGGGCCTGTTTCTGCAGAAAACAAACATCATTCGTGACTACCTGGAAGACCAACGAGAAGGAAGAGAGTTTTGGCCTCAAGAG GTTTGGGGCAAGTATGTTAAGAAGTTGGGTGATTTTGCAAAGCCACAGAATATTGACTCGGCTGTGCAGTGCCTGAACGAACTTATAACCAACGCACTGCACCACATCCCAGATGTCATCACTTACCTTTCAAGACTTAGAAACCAAAGCGTGTTTAACTTCTGCGCTATTCCACAG GTAATGGCCATTGCCACTTTGGCTGCCTGTTATAATAACCAGCAGGTGTTCAAAGGTGTAGTGAAGATCCGGAAAGGACAAGCAGTAACGCTAATGATGGACGCCACGAATATGCCGGCTGTCAAAGCTATAATATACCAGTATATGGAAGAG TCATCTCTTAACTGCTTTGTCAGCTTAATGAGGACCTTCtga
- the FDFT1 gene encoding squalene synthase isoform X2, which yields MEFVKCLGHPEEFYNLLRFQMGGRRKVIPKMDQDSLSSSLKTCYKYLNQTSRSFAAVIEALDGEMRHAVCIFYLVLRALDTLEDDMTISVEKKVPLLHNFHSYLYEPDWRYMESKEKDRQVLEDFPTISLEFRNLAEKYQTVIVEICRKMGFGMAEFLGKHVTSEQEWDKYCHYVAGLVGIGLSRLFSASELEDPLVGEDVERANSMGLFLQKTNIIRDYLEDQREGREFWPQEVWGKYVKKLGDFAKPQNIDSAVQCLNELITNALHHIPDVITYLSRLRNQSVFNFCAIPQVMAIATLAACYNNQQVFKGVVKIRKGQAVTLMMDATNMPAVKAIIYQYMEEIYHRIPSSDPSSSKTRQIISTIRTQNLPNCQLISRSHYSPIYLSFVMLLAALSWQYLSTLSQVTEDYVQTGEH from the exons ATGGAGTTCGTAAAGTGCTTGGGGCACCCGGAGGAGTTCTACAACCTATTGCGCTTCCAGATGGGGGGCCGGCGGAAGGTGATCCCCAAGATGGACCAG GACTCGCTCAGCAGCAGCTTGAAAACTTGCTACAAGTATCTCAATCAGACTAGTCGCAGTTTCGCAGCTGTCATCGAGGCACTGGATGGGGAAATGCG CCATGCAGTATGCATATTTTATCTCGTCCTCCGAGCTCTGGACACTCTGGAAGATGACATGACCATCAGTGTAGAGAAGAAGGTCCCACTGTTACACAACTTCCACTCTTACCTTTATGAGCCAGACTGGCGGTATATGGAGAGCAAGGAGAAGGATCGACAAGTGCTAGAGGACTTCCCAACG atctcCCTCGAGTTTAGAAATCTGGCTGAGAAATATCAAACAGTGATTGTTGAGATTTGCCGGAAAATGGGATTTGGGATGGCGGAATTTTTGGGTAAACACGTGACATCCGAACAGGAGTGGGACAAG TACTGTCACTATGTCGCCGGGCTGGTGGGAATTGGCCTTTCTCGTCTGTTCTCAGCCTCCGAGTTAGAGGACCCCCTAGTAGGTGAAGATGTAGAGCGTGCCAATTCTATGGGCCTGTTTCTGCAGAAAACAAACATCATTCGTGACTACCTGGAAGACCAACGAGAAGGAAGAGAGTTTTGGCCTCAAGAG GTTTGGGGCAAGTATGTTAAGAAGTTGGGTGATTTTGCAAAGCCACAGAATATTGACTCGGCTGTGCAGTGCCTGAACGAACTTATAACCAACGCACTGCACCACATCCCAGATGTCATCACTTACCTTTCAAGACTTAGAAACCAAAGCGTGTTTAACTTCTGCGCTATTCCACAG GTAATGGCCATTGCCACTTTGGCTGCCTGTTATAATAACCAGCAGGTGTTCAAAGGTGTAGTGAAGATCCGGAAAGGACAAGCAGTAACGCTAATGATGGACGCCACGAATATGCCGGCTGTCAAAGCTATAATATACCAGTATATGGAAGAG ATCTACCATAGAATCCCCAGCTCAGACCCATCTTCTAGTAAAACAAGACAGATCATCTCCACCATCAGGACACAGAATCTTCCCAATTGTCAGCTGATCTCCCGAAGTCACTACTCCCCTATATACCTGTCATTTGTCATGCTCCTGGCTGCCCTGAGCTGGCAGTATCTGAGCACCCTGTCCCAGGTCACAGAAGACTATGTTCAGACTGGAGAGCACTGA